Proteins found in one Arachis stenosperma cultivar V10309 chromosome 8, arast.V10309.gnm1.PFL2, whole genome shotgun sequence genomic segment:
- the LOC130943577 gene encoding uncharacterized protein LOC130943577 isoform X1 codes for MDPYFHHYRRPNTYIPLPPQYNHHHLRQVPNHVLVNPTAFNFNPPVFLPANPLFVPQVPVLFEHDSRHRSSMLSQSPSNSNPSRSASRFSNECFGGANRRCRVVVPPNSGIESKLCSEEARDSSLETTALELDRYDYDRVDKVHEYTGIPKKQVKRKSAFLRIQAPKPSNGENEDDEQLHCDDCAVVDSKPCSSSSRIEDKHCLNDGKQAEVGEEIPFGVDVFFESNSMVAKAIVGSSSSSFVSNPGTTAVSNTALSPIGKTKKKKKKAKKRKCLVSEISCSDAHRVSELPASAAQSNSSQHLANDISISGKDLTAQKDVSLVSEISCLGTHQVELPADGSVNSHSSQCLANGTSSSGEDLIAQTNASLVSKSGCSDSQLKLSEVNSMVAKAIVVPSNSTIASNAETTAVLKTDLNPNQKGKKAKRKSKKRKQLVSESCCYESKRIKLTEGAANSNSPHCLSYNTSCSGKDLTSQKSVALGLQQAEQFAGSGNSHSSQCLANGTSNSSKDLITEVNVSLFSKDSCSESQLVKLSEFAVISNSSQCLVNGTSNSGKDLRAKKNVSDCFSHLHPSPVQNPNGKTKVAQSSKGIVTEEVANTISGKATPRVVKKKKIVKRVVKKVVKPKSSRSSSISANMFDGIVKEANVPVSSLTAAAPLDKIPTTSFEEKTAPVDKMSVPDYFQSLPSEGNLLLEDKNAVVHLEEKHTELFNGNTSDINHIEAYSKQSCQHEKENCDIQSVPNSDISIDCVKGDTGTVEEREVRTLLKFSPSKMEGMSLDAENPVGLANVVDTTSDLLKGPSLSEALDISVPMLDFGSQSRTDGITTLTVKRGISVADLYEDANKISPLYKRRRTTACHSSITECPSELSDVIVASTTSCAEVPIHFSDMQIHKEEVELLSMAVMSTPLLTYTEDIAKLSDISLGRDSFESMNLNRERDSPKSLELQHSGIASNSLLEYSATPNVHFPMLEGEPKENATSVVPISTETSILAVENVQGEKINLQDVGENHQKRVCVQRSPDCVIPKTSKGQSSFFPRSKPFTSSSRSLKPRTWLRTGNNYPGSLSGSKPSLITSPPNKLIPQMKGNTQNTLYTRKGNSLVRKVIPVSASTSTSVANQSPSLGFDNFGKSIRSECMVNVPGQPGALKTGVNDVPLKGHIILPLPTDTKLESGSSPFTENLTLGCSEFAADPKNVRETNDAAKSYEELCKYSETYENQIGSDNRGAGQVDISSSTAKRIVYMKPKSNKLVASLDSSDLSVSTDGKTQTAYSNGYYKKSKNQIIRTSFVSHISPTVTMQDSNVNSDGLLDSKEICSRFTKKWSQKVAGTLCKPLKAPLVGTLSSKNNTGSGHYRKILPHFFQWKRSTFRRRFVHNRDLSSNSTPSSANSKKLLLLRKRDAVYTRSTHGFSHWKPKVLHAGGSIKGSKFAGRHSEKVNEEALAVAVLERKTREQKDVACNSSQAKGLAAKEGSIQRRLVIGENVYFQIGKGNQLIRDPKKRSRILANEKVRWSLHTARQRLARKQKYCQFFTRFGKCNKDDGKCPYIHDPSKVVVCTKFLNGLCSNGNCKLTHKVIPERMPDCSYFLQGLCTNRSCPYRHVNVNPKASICGEFLRGYCADGNECRKKHSYVCPTFEAMGNCEEGTKCKLHHPKKLSKEKKRKRSRDENVGRRRYFGSVPTDIKETGLMVAQRQWQQSHDKYGDVADYIGFEVEESVDQPYEQATPCNNDIWDLQLDNLDEPIRPVLTLKNNFMAQSSSV; via the exons ATGGATCCCTACTTTCATCACTACCGTCGCCCAAATACGTACATTCCTCTTCCTCCGCAGTATAACCACCACCATCTCCGTCAGGTTCCCAACCACGTTCTTGTGAACCCTACCGCATTCAATTTCAACCCTCCCGTTTTTTTACCCGCCAATCCACTCTTTGTTCCTCAGGTTCCTGTTCTTTTCGAACATGATTCGCGTCACCGTAGTTCAATGCTGTCGCAGTCTCCTTCAAATTCCAACCCTAGCCGCAGTGCTTCCAGGTTCAGTAACGAGTGCTTTGGCGGAGCAAACCGCCGTTGCCGTGTGGTTGTTCCTCCGAATTCCGGTATCGAATCGAAACTTTGCTCGGAAGAGGCGCGAGACTCTTCTCTCGAGACTACGGCTTTGGAACTGGATAGGTACGATTACGATAGAGTAGATAAGGTTCATGAATATACTGGCATTCCAAAGAAACAGGTTAAGAGAAAGAGTGCTTTTCTTAGAATCCAGGCGCCAAAACCGAGCAATGGTGAGAATGAGGATGATGAACAATTACATTGTGATGATTGTGCTGTTGTTGACTCAAAACCTTGTTCTAGTTCTTCGAGAATTGAAGACAAGCATTGTTTGAATGATGGGAAGCAAGCAGAAGTGGGAGAAGAAATTCCTTTTGGGGTTGATGTTTTCTTTGAATCGAATTCTATGGTTGCCAAGGCTATTGTGGGGTCTTCCAGTTCTTCCTTTGTTTCTAATCCTGGAACCACTGCAGTTTCTAATACAGCTTTGAGTCCTATTggaaagacaaagaaaaagaaaaagaaggctAAAAAAAGGAAGTGTTTGGTTTCTGAAATTTCTTGTTCTGATGCACATAGAGTTTCAGAACTACCAGCAAGTGCTGCCCAATCAAATAGTTCCCAGCACCTGGCAAACGACATCTCTATTTCTGGAAAGGACTTGACTGCACAGAAGGATGTGTCTTTGGTTTCTGAAATTTCTTGTTTGGGTACACATCAAGTAGAACTACCTGCCGACGGTTCTGTAAATTCTCATAGCTCTCAGTGTTTGGCAAATGGCACCTCGAGTTCTGGTGAGGACTTGATTGCACAGACGAATGCATCCTTGGTTTCTAAAAGTGGTTGTTCTGATTCACAGCTAAAACTGTCTGAAGTGAATTCTATGGTTGCCAAGGCTATTGTGGTGCCTTCAAATTCTACCATTGCTTCTAATGCTGAAACAACTGCTGTTTTGAAGACAGATTTGAATCCTAATCAAAAAGGGAAAAAGGCTAAACGAAAGTctaaaaaaagaaagcaattggTTTCTGAAAGTTGTTGTTATGAATCAAAGCGAATAAAACTAACTGAAGGTGCTGCCAATTCAAATAGCCCACACTGCTTGTCATATAACACCTCTTGTTCTGGGAAGGACTTGACTTCACAGAAGAGCGTAGCTTTGGGTTTACAGCAAGCAGAACAATTTGCTGGTTCTGGAAATTCACATAGCTCCCAATGCTTGGCGAATGGCACCTCTAATTCTAGTAAGGACTTGATCACAGAGGTGAATGTATCTTTGTTTTCCAAAGATTCTTGCTCAGAATCACAGCTTGTAAAACTATCTGAGTTTGCTGTGATTTCAAATAGTTCACAGTGCTTGGTAAATGGCACCTCTAATTCTGGGAAGGATTTAAGGGCAAAGAAGAATGTATCTGATTGCTTTTCTCATCTTCATCCGAGTCCAGTCCAAAATCCTAATGGAAAAACTAAGGTGGCACAATCCTCTAAGGGGATTGTAACAGAAGAAGTTGCCAATACAATTTCCGGTAAAGCAACTCCAAGAGTTgttaagaagaaaaagattgtTAAAAGAGTGGTCAAAAAGGTTGTGAAACCAAAATCAAGTAGGTCGAGTTCAATATCAGCAAATATGTTTGATGGGATAGTGAAAGAAGCTAATGTTCCTGTTAGTTCATTAACTGCTGCTGCTCCTTTGGACAAGATCCCAACGACTTCTTTTGAGGAAAAGACTGCCCCTGTTGACAAGATGTCAGTTCCAGATTATTTCCAGTCTTTACCAAGTGAAGGAAATTTGTTGCTTGAAGACAAAAATGCTGTTGTACACCTTGAAGAAAAGCATACTGAATTATTCAATGGAAATACTTCTGACATTAATCACATTGAGGCTTATAGTAAGCAATCATGCCAACATGAAAAGGAGAACTGTGACATACAATCAGTTCCAAATTCTGATATTTCCATTGATTGTGTTAAAGGGGACACAGGTACTGTTGAAGAGAGAGAGGTTAGAACTCTCTTAAAATTTTCTCCTTCAAAGATGGAGGGCATGTCTCTAGATGCAGAAAATCCAGTTGGTCTTGCAAATGTTGTCGACACAACCTCAGATCTGTTGAAGGGTCCTAGTCTTTCAGAAGCCTTAGATATATCTGTTCCAATGTTAGATTTTGGCTCACAATCCAGAACAGAtgggatcacaactttaactgTGAAAAGGGGGATTTCTGTGGCTGATTTATATGAGGATGCAAACAAGATTTCACCCTTGTACAAAAGGCGCAGAACCACGGCTTGTCACTCTAGTATCACTGAGTGTCCATCTGAACTCAGTGATGTGATTGTGGCTTCCACCACATCTTGTGCAGAAGTCCCTATTCACTTTAGTGATATGCAAATACATAAGGAAGAAGTTGAATTGCTAAGCATGGCTGTTATGTCTACTCCGTTGCTGACTTATACAGAGGATATTGCTAAATTGTCTGACATTAGCTTGGGTAGAGATTCTTTTGAGTCTATGAATTTAAATAGGGAAAGAGATTCTCCCAAGAGTTTGGAATTGCAGCACTCAGGCATTGCCTCTAATTCTCTTCTTGAATACTCAGCCACTCCAAATGTTCATTTTCCAATGTTGGAAGGTGAACCGAAAGAAAATGCCACTTCAGTTGTGCCAATCAGTACGGAGACAAGCATTTTGGCTGTTGAAAATGTTCAGggagaaaaaattaatttacagGATGTTGGGGAAAATCATCAGAAGAGAGTTTGTGTGCAAAGATCTCCAGATTGTGTCATTCCTAAAACTTCAAAGGGCCAGTCCTCCTTTTTTCCCCGATCAAAGCCATTTACTTCTTCATCCCGTTCATTAAAACCTCGAACCTGGCTTCGAACAGGTAATAATTATCCTGGTTCTTTATCTGGAAGCAAGCCTTCTTTGATAACTAGTCCTCCTAACAAGTTAATTCCACAAATGAAAGGGAACACTCAAAATACTCTTTATACCCGTAAGGGTAACAGTCTTGTTCGGAAAGTTATCCCTGTTTCTGCTTCAACATCAACATCCGTTGCTAACCAGTCACCATCTTTGGGCTTTGACAACTTTGGAAAGAGCATCAGATCTGAATGCATGGTTAATGTTCCAGGTCAACCAGGTGCTTTGAAAACTGGAGTAAATGATGTTCCTTTGAAGGGTCACATAATACTTCCACTACCCACTGACACCAAATTGGAGAGTGGATCTTCCCCATTTACAGAGAATCTTACACTTGGTTGCTCTGAATTTGCAGCCGATCCTAAGAATGTTAGAGAAACTAATGATGCCGCAAAATCTTATGAGGAATTGTGCAAATATTCTGAAACATACGAAAATCAAATTGGTTCAGACAATCGTGGGGCTGGCCAAGTTGATATTTCTTCTTCAACTGCAAAGAGAATAGTATATATGAAGCCCAAGTCAAATAAATTAGTTGCATCTTTGGATTCTAGTGATCTCTCTGTCTCTACTGATGGCAAGACTCAAACAGCATACTCCAATGGCTACTACAAGAAGAGCAAAAATCAGATAATAAGGACTTCATTTGTTAGTCATATCAGCCCAACAGTTACAATGCAAGATAGTAATGTAAATTCTGATGGTCTATTGGATTCTAAAGAGATTTGCAGCAGGTTTACAAAGAAGTGGTCGCAAAAAG TTGCTGGGACCTTGTGCAAACCTTTAAAAGCCCCACTTGTTGGGACCCTTTCATCAAAAAACAACACTGGCTCAGGGCATTATCGGAAGATTTTGCCTCACTTTTTTCAATGGAAAAGATCAACATTTCGAAGAAGATTTGTTCACAATCGTGATTTAAGCTCCAATTCTACTCCCTCATCAGCAAACAG CAAGAAATTGCTTCTTTTAAGGAAGAGGGATGCTGTTTACACTAGATCAACCCATGGGTTTTCTCATTGGAAACCTAAGGTATTACATGCTGGTGGATCCATAAAAGGGTCCAAATTTGCTGGCAGGCACTCTGAGAAGGTTAATGAG GAAGCACTTGCTGTTGCTGTGTTGGAGAGGAAAACAAGAGAACAGAAAGATGTTGCTTGTAACAGTTCTCAGGCAAAAG GCTTGGCTGCCAAAGAAGGTTCCATCCAACGAAGATTAGTGATTGGGGAAAATGT GTATTTCCAAATTGGCAAAGGTAATCAGCTTATTAGGGACCCAAAGAAACGGAGTCGGATTTTGGCTAATGAAAAAGTTAGATGGAGTCTTCACACTGCTAGACAGCGCCTTGCACGAAAGCAGAAGTACTGTCAGTTTTTTACCAGATTTGGGAAATGCAACAAGGATGATGGGAAGTGTCCTTATATTCATGATCCCTCAAAAGTTGTTGTCTGCACTAAGTTTCTAAATGGTTTATGTTCTAATGGCAACTGCAAATTGACTCATAAG GTTATTCCGGAGAGAATGCCAGATTGTTCTTATTTTTTGCAAG GTTTATGCACAAACAGAAGTTGTCCTTACAGACATGTCAATGTGAATCCTAAGGCTTCTATTTGTGGAGAATTTCTCAGGGGCTATTGTGCCGATGGAAATGAG TGTCGGAAGAAGCATAGCTATGTCTGTCCGACCTTCGAAGCAATGGGAAACTGCGAAGAAGGAACCAAATGCAAGCTTCATCACCCGAAGAAACTGAgtaaggaaaagaaaaggaagaggtcCAGAGATGAGAATGTTGGTAGACGGCGTTACTTTGGTTCCGTTCCCACTGATATCAAAGAAACTGGGTTAATGGTGGCTCAAAGGCAATGGCAACAGAGTCATGACAAATACGGAGATGTTGCTGACTATATCGGCTTCGAAGTTGAAGAAAGTGTTGATCAACCATATGAACAGGCAACACCATGTAACAATGATATTTGGGACTTGCAATTGGACAATCTTGATGAACCAATTAGACCTGTTCTTAcgttgaaaaacaattttatgGCTCAATCATCTTCAGTCTAG
- the LOC130943577 gene encoding uncharacterized protein LOC130943577 isoform X2 has translation MDPYFHHYRRPNTYIPLPPQYNHHHLRQVPNHVLVNPTAFNFNPPVFLPANPLFVPQVPVLFEHDSRHRSSMLSQSPSNSNPSRSASRFSNECFGGANRRCRVVVPPNSGIESKLCSEEARDSSLETTALELDRYDYDRVDKVHEYTGIPKKQVKRKSAFLRIQAPKPSNGENEDDEQLHCDDCAVVDSKPCSSSSRIEDKHCLNDGKQAEVGEEIPFGVDVFFESNSMVAKAIVGSSSSSFVSNPGTTAVSNTALSPIGKTKKKKKKAKKRKCLVSEISCSDAHRVSELPASAAQSNSSQHLANDISISGKDLTAQKDVSLVSEISCLGTHQVELPADGSVNSHSSQCLANGTSSSGEDLIAQTNASLVSKSGCSDSQLKLSEVNSMVAKAIVVPSNSTIASNAETTAVLKTDLNPNQKGKKAKRKSKKRKQLVSESCCYESKRIKLTEGAANSNSPHCLSYNTSCSGKDLTSQKSVALGLQQAEQFAGSGNSHSSQCLANGTSNSSKDLITEVNVSLFSKDSCSESQLVKLSEFAVISNSSQCLVNGTSNSGKDLRAKKNVSDCFSHLHPSPVQNPNGKTKVAQSSKGIVTEEVANTISGKATPRVVKKKKIVKRVVKKVVKPKSSRSSSISANMFDGIVKEANVPVSSLTAAAPLDKIPTTSFEEKTAPVDKMSVPDYFQSLPSEGNLLLEDKNAVVHLEEKHTELFNGNTSDINHIEAYSKQSCQHEKENCDIQSVPNSDISIDCVKGDTGTVEEREVRTLLKFSPSKMEGMSLDAENPVGLANVVDTTSDLLKGPSLSEALDISVPMLDFGSQSRTDGITTLTVKRGISVADLYEDANKISPLYKRRRTTACHSSITECPSELSDVIVASTTSCAEVPIHFSDMQIHKEEVELLSMAVMSTPLLTYTEDIAKLSDISLGRDSFESMNLNRERDSPKSLELQHSGIASNSLLEYSATPNVHFPMLEGEPKENATSVVPISTETSILAVENVQGEKINLQDVGENHQKRVCVQRSPDCVIPKTSKGQSSFFPRSKPFTSSSRSLKPRTWLRTGNNYPGSLSGSKPSLITSPPNKLIPQMKGNTQNTLYTRKGNSLVRKVIPVSASTSTSVANQSPSLGFDNFGKSIRSECMVNVPGQPGALKTGVNDVPLKGHIILPLPTDTKLESGSSPFTENLTLGCSEFAADPKNVRETNDAAKSYEELCKYSETYENQIGSDNRGAGQVDISSSTAKRIVYMKPKSNKLVASLDSSDLSVSTDGKTQTAYSNGYYKKSKNQIIRTSFVSHISPTVTMQDSNVNSDGLLDSKEICSRFTKKWSQKVAGTLCKPLKAPLVGTLSSKNNTGSGHYRKILPHFFQWKRSTFRRRFVHNRDLSSNSTPSSANRKRDAVYTRSTHGFSHWKPKVLHAGGSIKGSKFAGRHSEKVNEEALAVAVLERKTREQKDVACNSSQAKGLAAKEGSIQRRLVIGENVYFQIGKGNQLIRDPKKRSRILANEKVRWSLHTARQRLARKQKYCQFFTRFGKCNKDDGKCPYIHDPSKVVVCTKFLNGLCSNGNCKLTHKVIPERMPDCSYFLQGLCTNRSCPYRHVNVNPKASICGEFLRGYCADGNECRKKHSYVCPTFEAMGNCEEGTKCKLHHPKKLSKEKKRKRSRDENVGRRRYFGSVPTDIKETGLMVAQRQWQQSHDKYGDVADYIGFEVEESVDQPYEQATPCNNDIWDLQLDNLDEPIRPVLTLKNNFMAQSSSV, from the exons ATGGATCCCTACTTTCATCACTACCGTCGCCCAAATACGTACATTCCTCTTCCTCCGCAGTATAACCACCACCATCTCCGTCAGGTTCCCAACCACGTTCTTGTGAACCCTACCGCATTCAATTTCAACCCTCCCGTTTTTTTACCCGCCAATCCACTCTTTGTTCCTCAGGTTCCTGTTCTTTTCGAACATGATTCGCGTCACCGTAGTTCAATGCTGTCGCAGTCTCCTTCAAATTCCAACCCTAGCCGCAGTGCTTCCAGGTTCAGTAACGAGTGCTTTGGCGGAGCAAACCGCCGTTGCCGTGTGGTTGTTCCTCCGAATTCCGGTATCGAATCGAAACTTTGCTCGGAAGAGGCGCGAGACTCTTCTCTCGAGACTACGGCTTTGGAACTGGATAGGTACGATTACGATAGAGTAGATAAGGTTCATGAATATACTGGCATTCCAAAGAAACAGGTTAAGAGAAAGAGTGCTTTTCTTAGAATCCAGGCGCCAAAACCGAGCAATGGTGAGAATGAGGATGATGAACAATTACATTGTGATGATTGTGCTGTTGTTGACTCAAAACCTTGTTCTAGTTCTTCGAGAATTGAAGACAAGCATTGTTTGAATGATGGGAAGCAAGCAGAAGTGGGAGAAGAAATTCCTTTTGGGGTTGATGTTTTCTTTGAATCGAATTCTATGGTTGCCAAGGCTATTGTGGGGTCTTCCAGTTCTTCCTTTGTTTCTAATCCTGGAACCACTGCAGTTTCTAATACAGCTTTGAGTCCTATTggaaagacaaagaaaaagaaaaagaaggctAAAAAAAGGAAGTGTTTGGTTTCTGAAATTTCTTGTTCTGATGCACATAGAGTTTCAGAACTACCAGCAAGTGCTGCCCAATCAAATAGTTCCCAGCACCTGGCAAACGACATCTCTATTTCTGGAAAGGACTTGACTGCACAGAAGGATGTGTCTTTGGTTTCTGAAATTTCTTGTTTGGGTACACATCAAGTAGAACTACCTGCCGACGGTTCTGTAAATTCTCATAGCTCTCAGTGTTTGGCAAATGGCACCTCGAGTTCTGGTGAGGACTTGATTGCACAGACGAATGCATCCTTGGTTTCTAAAAGTGGTTGTTCTGATTCACAGCTAAAACTGTCTGAAGTGAATTCTATGGTTGCCAAGGCTATTGTGGTGCCTTCAAATTCTACCATTGCTTCTAATGCTGAAACAACTGCTGTTTTGAAGACAGATTTGAATCCTAATCAAAAAGGGAAAAAGGCTAAACGAAAGTctaaaaaaagaaagcaattggTTTCTGAAAGTTGTTGTTATGAATCAAAGCGAATAAAACTAACTGAAGGTGCTGCCAATTCAAATAGCCCACACTGCTTGTCATATAACACCTCTTGTTCTGGGAAGGACTTGACTTCACAGAAGAGCGTAGCTTTGGGTTTACAGCAAGCAGAACAATTTGCTGGTTCTGGAAATTCACATAGCTCCCAATGCTTGGCGAATGGCACCTCTAATTCTAGTAAGGACTTGATCACAGAGGTGAATGTATCTTTGTTTTCCAAAGATTCTTGCTCAGAATCACAGCTTGTAAAACTATCTGAGTTTGCTGTGATTTCAAATAGTTCACAGTGCTTGGTAAATGGCACCTCTAATTCTGGGAAGGATTTAAGGGCAAAGAAGAATGTATCTGATTGCTTTTCTCATCTTCATCCGAGTCCAGTCCAAAATCCTAATGGAAAAACTAAGGTGGCACAATCCTCTAAGGGGATTGTAACAGAAGAAGTTGCCAATACAATTTCCGGTAAAGCAACTCCAAGAGTTgttaagaagaaaaagattgtTAAAAGAGTGGTCAAAAAGGTTGTGAAACCAAAATCAAGTAGGTCGAGTTCAATATCAGCAAATATGTTTGATGGGATAGTGAAAGAAGCTAATGTTCCTGTTAGTTCATTAACTGCTGCTGCTCCTTTGGACAAGATCCCAACGACTTCTTTTGAGGAAAAGACTGCCCCTGTTGACAAGATGTCAGTTCCAGATTATTTCCAGTCTTTACCAAGTGAAGGAAATTTGTTGCTTGAAGACAAAAATGCTGTTGTACACCTTGAAGAAAAGCATACTGAATTATTCAATGGAAATACTTCTGACATTAATCACATTGAGGCTTATAGTAAGCAATCATGCCAACATGAAAAGGAGAACTGTGACATACAATCAGTTCCAAATTCTGATATTTCCATTGATTGTGTTAAAGGGGACACAGGTACTGTTGAAGAGAGAGAGGTTAGAACTCTCTTAAAATTTTCTCCTTCAAAGATGGAGGGCATGTCTCTAGATGCAGAAAATCCAGTTGGTCTTGCAAATGTTGTCGACACAACCTCAGATCTGTTGAAGGGTCCTAGTCTTTCAGAAGCCTTAGATATATCTGTTCCAATGTTAGATTTTGGCTCACAATCCAGAACAGAtgggatcacaactttaactgTGAAAAGGGGGATTTCTGTGGCTGATTTATATGAGGATGCAAACAAGATTTCACCCTTGTACAAAAGGCGCAGAACCACGGCTTGTCACTCTAGTATCACTGAGTGTCCATCTGAACTCAGTGATGTGATTGTGGCTTCCACCACATCTTGTGCAGAAGTCCCTATTCACTTTAGTGATATGCAAATACATAAGGAAGAAGTTGAATTGCTAAGCATGGCTGTTATGTCTACTCCGTTGCTGACTTATACAGAGGATATTGCTAAATTGTCTGACATTAGCTTGGGTAGAGATTCTTTTGAGTCTATGAATTTAAATAGGGAAAGAGATTCTCCCAAGAGTTTGGAATTGCAGCACTCAGGCATTGCCTCTAATTCTCTTCTTGAATACTCAGCCACTCCAAATGTTCATTTTCCAATGTTGGAAGGTGAACCGAAAGAAAATGCCACTTCAGTTGTGCCAATCAGTACGGAGACAAGCATTTTGGCTGTTGAAAATGTTCAGggagaaaaaattaatttacagGATGTTGGGGAAAATCATCAGAAGAGAGTTTGTGTGCAAAGATCTCCAGATTGTGTCATTCCTAAAACTTCAAAGGGCCAGTCCTCCTTTTTTCCCCGATCAAAGCCATTTACTTCTTCATCCCGTTCATTAAAACCTCGAACCTGGCTTCGAACAGGTAATAATTATCCTGGTTCTTTATCTGGAAGCAAGCCTTCTTTGATAACTAGTCCTCCTAACAAGTTAATTCCACAAATGAAAGGGAACACTCAAAATACTCTTTATACCCGTAAGGGTAACAGTCTTGTTCGGAAAGTTATCCCTGTTTCTGCTTCAACATCAACATCCGTTGCTAACCAGTCACCATCTTTGGGCTTTGACAACTTTGGAAAGAGCATCAGATCTGAATGCATGGTTAATGTTCCAGGTCAACCAGGTGCTTTGAAAACTGGAGTAAATGATGTTCCTTTGAAGGGTCACATAATACTTCCACTACCCACTGACACCAAATTGGAGAGTGGATCTTCCCCATTTACAGAGAATCTTACACTTGGTTGCTCTGAATTTGCAGCCGATCCTAAGAATGTTAGAGAAACTAATGATGCCGCAAAATCTTATGAGGAATTGTGCAAATATTCTGAAACATACGAAAATCAAATTGGTTCAGACAATCGTGGGGCTGGCCAAGTTGATATTTCTTCTTCAACTGCAAAGAGAATAGTATATATGAAGCCCAAGTCAAATAAATTAGTTGCATCTTTGGATTCTAGTGATCTCTCTGTCTCTACTGATGGCAAGACTCAAACAGCATACTCCAATGGCTACTACAAGAAGAGCAAAAATCAGATAATAAGGACTTCATTTGTTAGTCATATCAGCCCAACAGTTACAATGCAAGATAGTAATGTAAATTCTGATGGTCTATTGGATTCTAAAGAGATTTGCAGCAGGTTTACAAAGAAGTGGTCGCAAAAAG TTGCTGGGACCTTGTGCAAACCTTTAAAAGCCCCACTTGTTGGGACCCTTTCATCAAAAAACAACACTGGCTCAGGGCATTATCGGAAGATTTTGCCTCACTTTTTTCAATGGAAAAGATCAACATTTCGAAGAAGATTTGTTCACAATCGTGATTTAAGCTCCAATTCTACTCCCTCATCAGCAAACAG GAAGAGGGATGCTGTTTACACTAGATCAACCCATGGGTTTTCTCATTGGAAACCTAAGGTATTACATGCTGGTGGATCCATAAAAGGGTCCAAATTTGCTGGCAGGCACTCTGAGAAGGTTAATGAG GAAGCACTTGCTGTTGCTGTGTTGGAGAGGAAAACAAGAGAACAGAAAGATGTTGCTTGTAACAGTTCTCAGGCAAAAG GCTTGGCTGCCAAAGAAGGTTCCATCCAACGAAGATTAGTGATTGGGGAAAATGT GTATTTCCAAATTGGCAAAGGTAATCAGCTTATTAGGGACCCAAAGAAACGGAGTCGGATTTTGGCTAATGAAAAAGTTAGATGGAGTCTTCACACTGCTAGACAGCGCCTTGCACGAAAGCAGAAGTACTGTCAGTTTTTTACCAGATTTGGGAAATGCAACAAGGATGATGGGAAGTGTCCTTATATTCATGATCCCTCAAAAGTTGTTGTCTGCACTAAGTTTCTAAATGGTTTATGTTCTAATGGCAACTGCAAATTGACTCATAAG GTTATTCCGGAGAGAATGCCAGATTGTTCTTATTTTTTGCAAG GTTTATGCACAAACAGAAGTTGTCCTTACAGACATGTCAATGTGAATCCTAAGGCTTCTATTTGTGGAGAATTTCTCAGGGGCTATTGTGCCGATGGAAATGAG TGTCGGAAGAAGCATAGCTATGTCTGTCCGACCTTCGAAGCAATGGGAAACTGCGAAGAAGGAACCAAATGCAAGCTTCATCACCCGAAGAAACTGAgtaaggaaaagaaaaggaagaggtcCAGAGATGAGAATGTTGGTAGACGGCGTTACTTTGGTTCCGTTCCCACTGATATCAAAGAAACTGGGTTAATGGTGGCTCAAAGGCAATGGCAACAGAGTCATGACAAATACGGAGATGTTGCTGACTATATCGGCTTCGAAGTTGAAGAAAGTGTTGATCAACCATATGAACAGGCAACACCATGTAACAATGATATTTGGGACTTGCAATTGGACAATCTTGATGAACCAATTAGACCTGTTCTTAcgttgaaaaacaattttatgGCTCAATCATCTTCAGTCTAG